Proteins from one Telopea speciosissima isolate NSW1024214 ecotype Mountain lineage chromosome 1, Tspe_v1, whole genome shotgun sequence genomic window:
- the LOC122647245 gene encoding LOW QUALITY PROTEIN: peroxidase 21-like (The sequence of the model RefSeq protein was modified relative to this genomic sequence to represent the inferred CDS: deleted 2 bases in 1 codon), translating into MTMATTSVLLLLPLLLLLPAGECDLQLNYYNESCPRAEEIIKEQVTQLYNKHGNTAVSWLRNIFHDCIVKSCDASLLLDTKEGIVSEKTSNRSFGMRNFKYIDTIKAALESECPLTVSCADIVALSARDGVVMLGGPHIDMKTGRLDSTESYVAELIDFIPNHNDNISLVLSRFDSIGIDVEGIVSLLGAHSVGRVHCLNIVGRLYPDIDPTMAPEYGERLRHRCPSQDPDPKAVQYARNDLETPMVLDNMYFKNILAHKGLLLIDQQLASDPRTAPFVEKMGSDNDYFHLQFSRALLLLSQNNPLTGDQGEIRKDCRYVNNNKDKRSPILSPAQSPAEGEPTVSGPSRSPGVGDARV; encoded by the exons ATGACCATGGCCACAACCTCTGTTCTTCTATTATTACCTTTGCTCTTACTGTTACCTGCAG GTGAGTGTGATCTTCAGTTAAATTATTACAACGAGAGCTGCCCAAGAGCCGAAGAAATCATCAAAGAACAAGTAACCCAACTGTATAATAAGCACGGCAATACCGCGGTTTCATGGCTCAGAAATATCTTCCATGATTGCATCGTTAAG TCATGTGATGCCTCTCTTTTGCTGGATACAAAGGAAGGCATAGTATCGGAGAAGACATCGAATCGGAGCTTTGGAATGAGAAATTTTAAGTATATAGACACGATTAAAGCTGCCCTCGAAAGCGAATGTCCCCTCACTGTTTCATGCGCAGATATCGTAGCTCTCTCAGCAAGAGATGGTGTTGTCATG CTAGGTGGGCCACATATCGATATGAAAACCGGCCGG CTCGACTCAACGGAAAGTTATGTTGCAGAGCTTATTGATTTCATCCCCAACCATAACGACAACATTTCCTTGGTGCTTTCACGATTTGATTCCATTGGAATCGATGTGGAAGGAATAGTTTCCTTACTTG GAGCTCACTCAGTGGGTAGAGTTCACTGCCTGAACATCGTAGGTAGATTATATCCTGACATCGATCCCACCATGGCTCCCGAGTACGGCGAGCGCCTCCGACATAGGTGCCCTTCACAAGACCCGGACCCAAAGGCAGTACAGTATGCAAGGAATGATCTTGAAACACCAATGGTTCTTGACAACATGTACTTCAAGAACATTTTAGCTCACAAAGGACTCTTGCTAATCGATCAACAACTGGCTTCTGATCCCAGAACTGCTCCTTTTGTAGAGAAGATGGGTTCTGATAATGACTACTTTCACCTGCAATTCTCAAGAGCTCTACTTTTGCTCTCTCAGAACAATCCCTTAACAGGTGATCAAGGAGAGATCCGAAAGGACTGTCGCTATGTCAACAATAATAAGGATAAAAGAAGCCCAATCCTAAGCCCAGCCCAATCCCCAGCTGAAGGTGAGCCGACTGTTTCAGGCCCAAGTCGAAGCCCAGGTGTTGGTGACGCCAGAGTTTAG